A DNA window from Gillisia sp. Hel1_33_143 contains the following coding sequences:
- the mnmD gene encoding tRNA (5-methylaminomethyl-2-thiouridine)(34)-methyltransferase MnmD, which translates to MKREIITTGDGSSTIHIPEWNEQYHSKHGAIQEARHVFIEMGLKKILERDNCKEISILEIGFGTGLNAMVTWEAIEAKEIFINYTGVEAYPVAVEEIIQLNFAEEIKLENSKAIFNKLHVTSWEEANKISENLTLTKQQKFFHQIEDVDTYDLIYFDAFGARVQPDLWTVEIFEKMFKATKQDGILVTYAAKGSVRRAMLEVGYKVERLQGPPGKREMLRATKV; encoded by the coding sequence ATGAAAAGAGAAATTATTACAACTGGAGATGGTTCTTCTACCATACATATCCCGGAATGGAATGAACAATATCATTCTAAACACGGTGCAATACAAGAGGCAAGACATGTCTTTATTGAAATGGGTCTTAAGAAAATTCTGGAGCGAGATAATTGTAAAGAAATTTCTATTCTGGAGATTGGATTTGGTACTGGTCTTAATGCCATGGTTACATGGGAAGCTATTGAGGCTAAAGAAATCTTTATTAATTATACAGGGGTAGAAGCTTACCCGGTAGCTGTGGAGGAAATAATTCAGCTAAATTTTGCTGAAGAAATTAAACTAGAGAATTCAAAAGCTATATTTAATAAGTTACATGTAACCTCATGGGAAGAGGCGAATAAGATCTCTGAAAACCTAACTTTAACCAAACAACAAAAATTCTTTCATCAAATTGAAGACGTAGATACCTATGATCTTATTTATTTTGATGCTTTTGGAGCACGCGTTCAGCCAGACCTATGGACAGTAGAGATCTTTGAGAAAATGTTTAAAGCCACCAAGCAAGATGGTATTTTGGTTACCTATGCAGCTAAGGGCTCTGTAAGAAGAGCAATGTTAGAGGTAGGTTATAAAGTAGAAAGGTTGCAGGGTCCTCCGGGTAAACGCGAGATGTTAAGAGCTACTAAAGTCTAA
- a CDS encoding SRPBCC family protein produces the protein MKIIKYLFFLILIAIIAGAIYIATKDGNYQVEDSINIAAPTSVVYNEVNDFRNWENWGPWMDDADDLILDYGSKTSGEGGSYSWKSEDMGDGNIITTKAIPNNSIEQELNFKSTYGESTSDVYWKFEDAEDGTLVTWGIKGSQSFMEKLGFAFKDESFSNMLKPMLAEGLDKLKKVTEDKMNAYSINVDGITQHGGGFYMYTTTASKVSQVRVKMPQMFTDVSLYMKQNNITESGNPFVLYNQWDKQNNSAIYSVGIFTPSLVITPAESSILNGMLPVQKVIKTTLKGDYKYMQRAWDKAYQYISDNNLQPSEDQAVFEVYKVSAAQTQNPSLWITEIYIPLIQPEVEILN, from the coding sequence ATGAAAATTATTAAATATTTATTCTTTCTTATTTTAATTGCAATAATTGCAGGGGCCATCTATATAGCTACTAAAGATGGAAACTATCAGGTAGAAGACAGTATAAATATTGCAGCACCAACCAGTGTTGTTTATAATGAAGTTAATGATTTCCGTAACTGGGAAAATTGGGGACCATGGATGGATGATGCAGATGATTTAATTTTAGATTATGGCTCTAAAACCAGCGGTGAAGGTGGTTCATACTCTTGGAAAAGCGAAGATATGGGTGATGGAAATATTATTACTACTAAGGCTATTCCGAATAATTCTATAGAGCAGGAATTAAATTTTAAATCTACCTATGGCGAATCTACCAGCGATGTTTATTGGAAATTTGAAGATGCAGAAGATGGTACACTCGTTACTTGGGGCATAAAAGGCTCTCAAAGTTTCATGGAAAAATTAGGCTTTGCTTTTAAAGATGAATCCTTTTCTAATATGCTTAAACCTATGTTAGCAGAAGGTTTAGATAAATTGAAAAAGGTTACAGAAGATAAAATGAATGCTTATTCTATAAATGTAGATGGCATTACACAGCATGGTGGAGGATTTTATATGTACACAACTACAGCTTCTAAAGTAAGCCAAGTGAGAGTGAAGATGCCGCAAATGTTTACTGATGTTTCTTTATATATGAAGCAAAATAATATTACCGAATCTGGTAATCCATTTGTATTATATAATCAATGGGATAAACAAAACAACTCTGCTATCTATTCTGTTGGAATTTTTACTCCAAGCTTAGTGATTACCCCTGCAGAGAGTTCTATACTTAATGGAATGCTACCCGTTCAAAAAGTTATTAAGACCACTCTAAAGGGTGATTATAAATATATGCAGAGGGCTTGGGATAAAGCGTACCAATATATTTCTGATAACAATTTACAACCATCTGAAGATCAAGCTGTTTTTGAGGTTTATAAAGTAAGCGCAGCACAGACACAAAATCCATCTCTTTGGATCACAGAAATATATATTCCTTTAATACAGCCAGAAGTAGAAATTCTAAACTAG
- the crcB gene encoding fluoride efflux transporter CrcB — MKALLMVFLGGGLGSVLRYAISKYLNQLPFQVPLGTLTVNILGSLLLGLFLGIALKGGQLSNNMILFLATGFCGGFTTFSTFAFENQELLKAGDYFNFSIYTFGSLLAGFTAIFIGLFLSKLV; from the coding sequence ATGAAAGCCTTATTAATGGTTTTTTTAGGAGGAGGCTTGGGAAGTGTTCTAAGATATGCTATCTCAAAATATTTAAATCAGCTTCCGTTCCAAGTACCATTAGGAACACTAACCGTAAATATTTTAGGAAGCTTGCTGTTAGGCCTTTTTTTAGGTATAGCTTTAAAAGGAGGTCAACTTTCTAATAATATGATCTTATTTTTAGCTACAGGATTTTGTGGTGGTTTTACTACCTTTTCTACTTTTGCTTTTGAAAATCAGGAACTTTTGAAAGCCGGAGATTATTTTAACTTCTCTATTTACACTTTTGGAAGTTTACTTGCTGGATTTACTGCTATATTTATTGGTTTATTCCTGTCAAAATTAGTGTAA
- a CDS encoding DUF4920 domain-containing protein — MKKLSLFAVFSVLLIISCKNSQQEKSMEVEASAVLDDQKYQNFGAELGDDKSVSALEMENTFNTLRPGDTIPMKFTSTVNEVCKSKGCWMTLDLPNEEETVMVKFKDYGFFVPKDIEQQQVVVHGKAYVSEVSVEEQQHYAKDGGKSEEEINAITKPKRTLSFIADGVLVADNK, encoded by the coding sequence ATGAAAAAATTAAGTCTTTTTGCAGTATTTTCTGTCCTTTTAATAATTTCTTGTAAGAATTCTCAACAGGAAAAAAGTATGGAGGTTGAAGCCTCAGCAGTATTGGATGATCAAAAGTACCAGAATTTTGGTGCAGAATTAGGTGATGATAAAAGTGTATCTGCATTGGAAATGGAAAATACCTTTAATACTTTAAGACCTGGAGATACAATTCCTATGAAGTTTACTTCTACCGTAAATGAGGTTTGTAAGAGTAAAGGTTGTTGGATGACTTTAGATCTTCCAAACGAGGAAGAAACTGTAATGGTAAAATTTAAAGACTACGGTTTTTTTGTGCCAAAAGATATTGAACAGCAACAAGTAGTTGTGCACGGTAAAGCATATGTTTCTGAAGTATCTGTAGAGGAGCAACAACATTATGCAAAAGATGGAGGGAAATCTGAAGAGGAAATAAATGCTATTACCAAACCTAAAAGAACATTATCTTTTATAGCAGATGGAGTATTGGTAGCTGATAATAAATAA
- a CDS encoding TIGR01777 family oxidoreductase translates to MKVLITGATGLIGKEITRKCHQADISVNYLTTSKDKIENKPEYKGFYWNPEQQEIDKACFNDVDAIIHLAGASIAERWTDSYKKEIISSRVDTAALLYKTLKASEIEIAHFISASAIGIYPSSLQKLYTEEDNGVDDSFLGEVVVKWEEAANLFTDLGMEVSKVRIGLVLAQDGGALQKMKEPVSLNVGTALGSGKQWQSWIHLQDLAGVFVHVLQNKLPGIYNAVAPGPVTNKELINGIAKVLGKSIWLPNVPAIALKAALGEMSAVVLSSQLVSAEKIIASGYDFQFKNLTKALEDIL, encoded by the coding sequence ATGAAGGTTTTAATCACAGGTGCAACAGGTCTTATAGGGAAAGAGATCACAAGAAAATGCCATCAGGCAGATATTTCTGTGAATTATTTAACTACCAGCAAAGATAAGATAGAGAACAAGCCCGAATATAAGGGGTTTTATTGGAATCCGGAACAGCAAGAAATAGACAAGGCTTGTTTTAATGATGTAGATGCAATTATTCACTTAGCGGGAGCAAGTATTGCAGAACGATGGACAGATAGTTATAAAAAAGAAATAATTTCTAGTAGAGTGGATACCGCCGCGCTACTTTATAAAACGCTCAAGGCATCTGAAATTGAAATAGCTCATTTTATCTCGGCTAGTGCAATTGGTATTTATCCAAGTTCTCTGCAAAAACTTTATACAGAAGAAGATAATGGTGTAGATGATTCCTTTTTAGGAGAAGTGGTAGTGAAATGGGAGGAAGCGGCAAATCTATTTACAGACCTAGGAATGGAAGTCTCTAAGGTGAGAATAGGATTGGTTCTTGCTCAGGATGGTGGAGCTTTACAAAAGATGAAAGAACCTGTTTCGCTAAATGTTGGAACAGCTTTGGGTAGTGGTAAACAGTGGCAATCTTGGATTCATCTACAGGATCTTGCAGGAGTATTTGTGCATGTTCTTCAAAATAAATTACCGGGAATATATAATGCTGTAGCCCCTGGGCCTGTTACTAATAAAGAACTTATTAATGGAATAGCTAAAGTGCTAGGGAAGTCTATTTGGTTACCAAATGTTCCGGCTATCGCTTTAAAAGCAGCATTAGGAGAAATGTCTGCAGTTGTTCTTTCAAGTCAATTAGTCAGTGCAGAGAAAATAATAGCTTCGGGTTATGATTTTCAATTTAAAAATCTAACCAAGGCTTTAGAAGATATTTTATAA
- a CDS encoding YceI family protein, with protein sequence MKKTILNLCLVGGIALATVACKNENNNAETTDAQEVASANEAAVEFVVDTTNSTIEWKGEKPAGSHNGVISISEGTFTANDSLIESGSFVINMNSIEVQDLEGDDKANLENHLKGTVEGKESDFFNVKEFPKATFEITGVNEVEGNTMLRGNLTMKGETKNVEFPVNIDIDGDELELTSESFTIDRTQWGIKFMSKSVMDNLGDKFISDDITLTVKVKAKKA encoded by the coding sequence ATGAAAAAAACTATTTTAAATTTATGTCTTGTAGGAGGAATTGCTCTTGCTACTGTAGCATGTAAGAATGAAAATAATAATGCAGAAACTACAGATGCTCAAGAAGTTGCTAGCGCAAATGAGGCTGCTGTAGAATTTGTTGTAGATACTACTAATTCTACCATAGAATGGAAAGGTGAAAAACCTGCCGGGTCTCATAATGGAGTCATTAGCATCTCTGAAGGAACTTTTACTGCCAATGATAGTTTGATAGAATCTGGATCTTTTGTGATTAATATGAATTCTATTGAAGTCCAAGATCTTGAAGGTGATGATAAAGCAAACTTGGAAAATCACTTAAAAGGTACTGTTGAAGGAAAAGAAAGTGATTTCTTTAATGTAAAGGAATTTCCAAAAGCTACTTTTGAAATTACCGGTGTTAATGAAGTTGAAGGAAACACTATGTTACGTGGTAATCTTACCATGAAAGGGGAGACCAAGAATGTTGAATTTCCTGTAAATATTGATATTGATGGTGATGAACTTGAGTTAACAAGTGAATCTTTTACAATAGACCGTACACAATGGGGAATAAAATTTATGTCTAAATCTGTAATGGATAATTTAGGTGATAAATTTATTAGTGATGACATTACACTTACTGTAAAGGTTAAAGCTAAGAAAGCTTAA
- a CDS encoding nucleoside triphosphate pyrophosphohydrolase family protein: MKKRIDSVRKFHDAFGLGSNEKPVADLGAAKNLLRFNLMQEENEEYLEAANNNDITEVADALGDMLYILCGTIIEHGMQHKIEEIFDEIQRSNMSKLGEDGKPIYREDGKVLKGPNYFKPNFNKILNK, from the coding sequence ATGAAAAAGAGAATAGATAGCGTTCGTAAATTTCATGATGCATTTGGTCTAGGTAGTAATGAGAAGCCTGTGGCAGATCTTGGAGCAGCCAAGAATTTATTGAGATTCAATTTAATGCAAGAGGAAAATGAAGAGTACTTGGAAGCTGCAAATAATAATGATATTACTGAAGTTGCAGACGCATTAGGTGATATGCTCTATATTCTATGCGGCACCATTATAGAGCATGGAATGCAGCATAAGATAGAAGAGATCTTTGATGAGATACAAAGAAGCAATATGAGCAAACTGGGAGAAGATGGAAAGCCTATCTATAGAGAAGATGGGAAAGTTCTAAAAGGGCCAAATTACTTTAAGCCTAATTTTAATAAGATCTTGAATAAATAA
- a CDS encoding dipeptidyl-peptidase 3 family protein, producing MKPKFLLTLFTASILLFSCKDDTKDNQLAEADVKVDTTFNFTVEEFADIKVLRYQIPGWEDLSLKEQKLVYYLTQAGLSGRDIMWDQNYRYNLEIRDALENIYNTYEGDKDSEDWNSYVTYMKRVWFSNGIHHHYSNDKMKPEFSKEYFDTLLKETNTELTGEPYEVIFNDKDAKKVNLDPSKGLLEGSAINFYGPDVTAAEAEAFYKKKSSPNANKPLSFGLNSTLVKENGKLVEKVWKSGGLYGAAIDEIIKWLEKAKGVAENEKQANAFGLLIKYYQTGDLQTWDDYNVAWVEATEGNIDYINSFIEVYNDPLGYRGSYESIIQIKDFEMSKKMKVLEKNVQWFEDNAPLLPEHKKDSVVGVTYKTVIVAGEAGDASPSTPIGVNLPNANWIRAAHGSKSVSLGNIIGAYNNAGSSGVLKEFANDEKEIELEEEYGKNADKLHTALHEVVGHASGQLNPGVGETKETLKNYASTMEEGRADLVGLYYLMDPKIQELGLTDDYKKTGMAAYDGYIRNGLLTQLRRLNQGDDVEEAHMRNRQWVSAWVFEKGKAENVIEKISRDGKTYYDIKDYDKLRALFGELLKETQRIKSEGDFNAAKNLVENYGVKVDQAIHKEVLDRNAQFKSAPYSGFVNPVLVPEMDDNGEIKSIKIEQPEDFQAQMLSYSKNYNFLKVKKASKVTEAK from the coding sequence ATGAAACCTAAATTTCTATTGACGCTTTTTACGGCGTCTATTTTACTGTTTTCCTGTAAAGATGATACAAAGGATAATCAATTAGCTGAAGCCGATGTAAAAGTTGATACAACCTTTAACTTTACAGTAGAAGAATTTGCTGATATTAAAGTGTTGCGTTACCAGATCCCGGGGTGGGAAGATCTTTCTTTAAAAGAGCAGAAGCTGGTTTATTATCTTACACAAGCAGGTCTTAGCGGGCGTGATATTATGTGGGATCAGAACTATAGATATAACCTTGAAATTAGAGATGCGTTAGAAAATATTTATAACACCTATGAAGGTGATAAAGATTCTGAAGATTGGAATTCTTATGTTACTTACATGAAAAGAGTATGGTTCTCTAATGGGATTCACCATCATTACTCTAATGATAAGATGAAACCAGAATTTAGTAAAGAGTATTTTGATACTTTATTAAAAGAAACTAATACAGAACTTACAGGAGAACCTTACGAAGTTATCTTTAATGATAAAGATGCTAAAAAGGTGAACTTAGATCCTTCAAAAGGATTGTTGGAAGGGTCTGCAATTAATTTTTATGGACCAGATGTAACGGCTGCAGAAGCAGAAGCTTTTTATAAGAAGAAATCTTCTCCAAATGCTAATAAGCCGCTTTCTTTTGGATTAAATTCTACTTTGGTTAAAGAGAATGGAAAACTAGTTGAAAAAGTTTGGAAAAGTGGTGGTCTTTACGGTGCTGCTATAGATGAAATAATTAAGTGGTTAGAAAAAGCAAAAGGTGTGGCAGAAAATGAAAAGCAAGCCAATGCCTTTGGACTTCTTATAAAATATTACCAAACTGGAGATCTTCAAACTTGGGATGATTATAATGTTGCTTGGGTAGAAGCTACCGAAGGGAATATAGACTACATCAATAGTTTTATTGAAGTATATAACGATCCTTTGGGATACAGAGGTTCTTATGAGAGTATCATTCAAATAAAAGATTTCGAAATGTCTAAGAAAATGAAGGTTCTGGAAAAGAACGTGCAGTGGTTTGAAGATAACGCTCCATTATTGCCAGAGCATAAAAAAGATTCTGTTGTTGGTGTAACGTATAAAACTGTTATTGTGGCTGGTGAAGCTGGAGATGCTTCTCCAAGTACACCAATAGGAGTAAATCTTCCAAATGCCAACTGGATTAGAGCAGCTCATGGAAGTAAATCTGTTTCTTTAGGAAATATCATTGGTGCTTATAACAATGCAGGAAGCTCTGGAGTGCTAAAAGAGTTTGCCAATGATGAAAAAGAGATTGAATTGGAAGAAGAGTATGGTAAGAATGCAGATAAACTGCATACAGCATTGCATGAGGTGGTAGGACATGCTTCAGGGCAGTTGAATCCTGGAGTTGGAGAAACCAAAGAAACCCTAAAAAACTATGCTTCTACTATGGAAGAGGGTAGAGCAGATTTAGTAGGGCTTTACTACTTAATGGATCCAAAAATTCAAGAATTAGGCTTAACAGATGATTATAAAAAAACTGGTATGGCTGCCTATGATGGTTATATTAGAAATGGATTACTTACGCAATTGAGAAGATTGAATCAGGGAGATGATGTGGAAGAAGCTCATATGAGAAATCGCCAGTGGGTAAGTGCTTGGGTTTTCGAAAAAGGTAAAGCAGAAAATGTTATCGAGAAAATTTCCAGAGATGGAAAGACTTATTATGATATTAAAGATTACGATAAGTTAAGAGCGCTTTTTGGAGAATTACTTAAAGAAACACAGCGTATTAAATCTGAAGGAGATTTTAATGCAGCTAAGAATCTGGTTGAGAATTATGGTGTGAAAGTAGATCAGGCAATTCATAAAGAAGTGCTGGATAGAAATGCGCAGTTTAAATCTGCACCTTACAGCGGTTTTGTTAATCCTGTATTAGTTCCAGAAATGGATGATAATGGAGAAATTAAGTCGATCAAAATTGAGCAACCTGAAGATTTTCAAGCGCAAATGCTTAGTTACTCTAAGAACTATAATTTCTTAAAAGTGAAGAAAGCATCTAAAGTTACTGAGGCTAAATAA
- a CDS encoding branched-chain amino acid aminotransferase, whose product MKNDATIALDIVKAPTSKIDSVDFENLNFGHIFTDHMMICDYKNGAWQTPQIKPYGPIQLDPAAKVFHYGQAVFEGMKAFKDDKDKIWMFRPEENFNRINKSSHRLAIPEFPKDHFFTALEELLKMEKDWIKKGFGNSLYIRPFVIATEPGVLASPGTEYKFMIICSPAKSYYNGEVRVQFSERFSRAADGGVGYAKAAGNYGAQFYPTNLAKAEGFQQIIWTDANSHEFLEEAGTMNIFFRINDTLITAPTNDRILDGITRKSLIQLAEEDGIKVEVRRVAVKEIVEAAKDGSLKEIFGTGTAAVINPIQGFGHKGERYEIKNLTDSYATYFKERMMKIQYNLAEDKFGWRYLVKE is encoded by the coding sequence ATGAAAAACGATGCAACCATCGCCCTTGATATTGTAAAAGCCCCTACCTCTAAAATTGATTCTGTAGACTTTGAGAACCTTAACTTCGGGCACATCTTTACAGATCATATGATGATTTGCGACTATAAGAATGGCGCCTGGCAAACTCCACAAATTAAGCCATACGGGCCAATTCAACTAGACCCTGCTGCTAAAGTATTCCATTATGGACAAGCGGTTTTTGAAGGAATGAAAGCCTTCAAAGACGACAAAGATAAGATCTGGATGTTTAGACCAGAAGAAAATTTTAATAGAATTAATAAATCTTCTCATAGATTAGCCATTCCAGAATTTCCAAAAGATCACTTTTTTACTGCTTTGGAAGAATTGTTGAAAATGGAAAAAGATTGGATAAAAAAAGGTTTTGGAAATTCTTTATATATAAGACCTTTTGTTATTGCTACAGAACCTGGTGTACTTGCGTCTCCAGGAACAGAATACAAATTCATGATAATATGTTCTCCTGCAAAATCTTACTACAATGGTGAGGTTAGAGTACAATTTTCTGAAAGATTTAGTCGTGCTGCAGATGGTGGTGTTGGTTATGCTAAAGCTGCTGGGAATTATGGAGCACAATTTTACCCAACTAATCTAGCTAAGGCAGAAGGTTTCCAACAGATTATCTGGACAGATGCTAATTCTCACGAATTCTTAGAAGAAGCTGGAACGATGAATATCTTCTTCAGAATAAATGATACATTGATCACAGCACCAACTAACGACAGAATTTTAGATGGTATTACCAGAAAAAGTTTGATTCAATTAGCAGAAGAAGATGGAATTAAAGTTGAGGTAAGAAGAGTTGCTGTAAAAGAGATTGTGGAGGCTGCAAAAGACGGTTCTTTAAAAGAGATCTTTGGTACCGGTACTGCTGCTGTAATTAACCCTATTCAAGGATTTGGACATAAAGGTGAACGTTATGAGATCAAAAATCTTACAGACTCTTATGCTACTTATTTTAAAGAACGAATGATGAAGATCCAATACAATCTTGCTGAAGACAAATTTGGATGGAGATATCTTGTTAAAGAATAA
- a CDS encoding DUF1684 domain-containing protein, whose protein sequence is MSFLRLKKIVLLLIMFETFCVAAQTSGKESVLEFQRNINKEFKDPAESPLTIEERKVFKSLTFLKIDTTYVVEAEFVRTPFESPFEMPTTKERTPIYVKYGELYFKLKGKNLKLNVYQSQDLLRKPEYADYLFLPFTDLTNGDITYGGGRYIDLLLPLSKKVTLDFNKAYNPYCAYSKKYACPIPPVENDLDIAIPVGVSYNTEDSLH, encoded by the coding sequence ATGTCATTTTTAAGATTAAAGAAAATAGTGTTGTTGTTAATTATGTTTGAAACATTTTGCGTTGCGGCTCAAACTTCTGGAAAGGAAAGTGTGTTAGAATTTCAGCGTAACATCAATAAGGAATTTAAAGATCCTGCCGAATCTCCTTTAACTATTGAAGAGAGAAAAGTTTTTAAAAGTCTTACCTTCTTAAAAATTGATACTACCTATGTTGTAGAAGCAGAATTTGTTAGAACACCTTTTGAATCTCCTTTTGAAATGCCAACTACAAAAGAGCGCACTCCAATCTATGTTAAGTATGGAGAATTATATTTTAAGCTGAAAGGAAAGAATTTGAAGTTGAACGTCTACCAAAGTCAGGATCTATTGCGAAAACCGGAATATGCAGACTACTTATTTTTACCTTTTACAGATCTTACTAATGGAGATATAACTTACGGCGGAGGTAGATATATAGACTTGTTATTACCTTTATCTAAAAAGGTAACTCTAGATTTTAATAAAGCTTATAATCCATACTGTGCTTACAGTAAAAAATATGCTTGTCCTATTCCTCCCGTAGAAAATGATTTAGACATAGCAATTCCGGTAGGGGTGAGTTATAATACTGAAGACTCTTTACACTAA
- the dnaJ gene encoding molecular chaperone DnaJ has protein sequence MKQDYYEVLGISKGATAAEIKKAYRKKAIEFHPDKNPGDSSAEEMFKKAAEAYEILGNEDKRAKYDRFGHQAFDGGGGFGGGGGMNMDDIFSQFGDIFGGGFGGGGFSGFGGGGGQRRVKGSNLRIRVSLTLEEIANGTEKKIKVKRKVQAAGTTYKTCTTCNGSGQVTRITNTILGRMQTASPCNVCGGAGQIIDQKPDDADAQGLKVQEETVSIKIPAGVEDGMQLKVTSKGNDAPGNGIPGDLLVAIEEKPHASLQREGDNLHYDLYISYSEAALGASREIDTVTGKVRIKVEEGVQSGKILRLRGKGISNLNGYGKGDLLVHVNVWTPKTLNKEQREFFEKMANDDNFKPNPEKSDKSFFEKVKDMFS, from the coding sequence ATGAAACAGGATTATTACGAAGTATTAGGAATAAGCAAAGGAGCAACTGCTGCCGAAATTAAAAAAGCATATCGTAAAAAGGCGATTGAATTTCACCCAGATAAGAATCCGGGAGATTCTTCTGCTGAAGAAATGTTTAAGAAGGCTGCAGAAGCATATGAGATATTAGGTAATGAAGATAAGAGAGCCAAATACGATCGTTTTGGACACCAAGCCTTTGATGGCGGTGGTGGCTTTGGCGGCGGTGGCGGCATGAACATGGATGACATCTTCAGTCAGTTTGGAGATATCTTTGGCGGTGGTTTTGGCGGCGGAGGATTCTCTGGTTTTGGCGGTGGTGGAGGCCAGAGGAGAGTTAAGGGTAGCAATTTAAGAATTAGAGTTAGCCTTACTCTTGAGGAAATAGCCAACGGTACCGAAAAGAAAATAAAAGTTAAGCGTAAAGTTCAGGCAGCTGGCACTACCTATAAAACCTGTACTACATGTAATGGTTCTGGACAGGTAACCAGAATCACTAATACTATTTTAGGAAGAATGCAGACAGCATCTCCATGTAATGTTTGTGGTGGTGCCGGGCAAATTATAGATCAAAAACCGGATGATGCAGATGCACAAGGCTTAAAAGTTCAAGAAGAAACTGTATCTATAAAAATTCCGGCTGGAGTTGAAGATGGAATGCAGTTAAAAGTTACTAGTAAGGGTAATGATGCTCCTGGTAATGGAATTCCAGGAGATCTATTAGTAGCTATTGAAGAAAAGCCACATGCCTCTTTACAAAGAGAAGGTGATAATTTACATTACGATCTTTACATAAGTTATTCTGAAGCTGCTTTAGGTGCCTCTAGAGAAATTGATACCGTAACCGGTAAAGTAAGAATTAAGGTTGAGGAGGGAGTACAGTCTGGGAAGATCCTAAGATTAAGAGGTAAGGGTATCTCAAATCTTAATGGATATGGAAAAGGAGATTTGTTGGTTCATGTAAATGTTTGGACCCCAAAGACCTTAAATAAAGAACAGCGCGAATTTTTTGAGAAGATGGCAAATGATGATAATTTTAAGCCAAATCCGGAAAAGAGCGATAAGTCATTTTTTGAAAAAGTAAAAGATATGTTTTCTTAA
- a CDS encoding nucleotide exchange factor GrpE, which produces MSTNEENYKDENNKNINNIDESVKDQIEELMDEAIEEVESNQDASDISEDDALKADLEKEKDKFLRLFAEFENYKRRTSKERLELFKTANQEVMTAMLPVLDDFDRAMNEIKKAKDKNLLKGVELIHNKFSETLKNKGLEAMEVSNGDAFDADIHEAITQVPAPSDKLKGKIIDVVERGYKLGDRIIRYPKVVTGK; this is translated from the coding sequence ATGAGCACGAACGAAGAAAACTACAAAGACGAGAATAATAAGAACATCAATAATATTGATGAATCTGTGAAAGATCAAATTGAAGAGCTTATGGATGAGGCAATTGAAGAAGTTGAGAGTAATCAAGATGCTTCTGATATTTCTGAAGATGATGCGCTTAAAGCTGATCTTGAGAAGGAGAAAGATAAGTTCTTAAGATTATTCGCAGAATTTGAGAATTATAAAAGAAGAACTTCAAAAGAACGTTTAGAGCTTTTCAAAACCGCTAATCAAGAAGTTATGACAGCTATGTTGCCTGTTCTTGATGATTTTGACAGAGCTATGAATGAGATCAAAAAAGCCAAAGACAAGAATCTTTTAAAAGGTGTTGAATTAATTCATAATAAATTCTCTGAAACTTTAAAGAATAAAGGTTTGGAAGCAATGGAGGTTAGTAATGGTGATGCATTTGATGCAGATATACATGAAGCTATTACCCAAGTACCAGCACCCTCAGATAAGCTTAAAGGAAAGATTATTGATGTTGTTGAACGCGGATATAAGCTTGGAGATAGAATTATTCGCTATCCAAAAGTAGTGACAGGGAAATAG